Proteins encoded by one window of Nicotiana tabacum cultivar K326 chromosome 10, ASM71507v2, whole genome shotgun sequence:
- the LOC107829558 gene encoding putative DUF21 domain-containing protein At3g13070, chloroplastic, whose protein sequence is MDAAVHQVSLFNPSSFITTTYKKRSYPSIYTRQLKLSIKLSAHNNLRYSCGVPSNFQNSRCNFNSRICLSVKGNGVFQNAQDSSGSCLRIQFLELLLKKGLVLAAVICGVVVIGCRRVLAVEGVLNGGYNGVIEQSLVLLRSSWPTVLQLLRVFKEQGLVLAALLSLSAFFSMAETSITTLWPWKVRELAEKESDSEGVFKMLRSDVTRFLTTILIGTTVVNIGATALVTEAATAVFGEAGVSAATGVMTVLILLLTEITPKSIAVHNATEVARFVVRPVAWLSLILYPVGRVVTYLSMGMLKLLGLKGRSEPYVTEDELKLMLRGAELSGAIEEEEQDMIENVLEIKDTHVREVMTPLVDVVAIDASATLVDFHSFWVTHQYSRVPVFEQRIDNIVGIAYAMDLLDYVQKGDLLESSVVGDMAHKPAYFVPDSMSVWNLLREFRIRKVHMAVVLNEYGGTIGIVTLEDVVEEIVGEIFDENDSKEEIQKKTGYIVMRAEGIYDVDANTSIDQLSEDLNIKMPEDHQYETVSGFVCEAFGYIPRTGERIKVILERGNEDEDNNYNDTESDRADQTEKNQMFKLEILAGNARKVSAVRFERLNHDDEETETNEVTRLIPKIMTRKRKNNGGSDRSNHNEISFMERREEDDHSNNFVMAEHEDNHDTANK, encoded by the exons ATGGATGCAGCAGTCCACCAAGTCTCACTCTTTAATCCATCCTCATTCATCACCACCACTTACAAAAAACGTTCATATCCAAGCATTTATACTCGTCAATTAAAATTATCCATTAAACTCTCCGCCCATAACAACCTCCGTTACTCTTGTGGGGTtccctcaaattttcaaaattccaGGTGTAATTTTAATTCTAGGATTTGTCTGTCAGTTAAAGGAAATGGTGTTTTTCAGAATGCCCAAGATTCTTCTGGGTCATGTTTAAGAATACAGTTTTTAGAGTTGTTGCTCAAAAAAGGATTGGTTTTGGCTGCTGTGATATGTGGGGTTGTTGTAATTGGGTGCAGAAGAGTTCTTGCTGTTGAAGGGGTTTTAAATGGGGGATATAATGGGGTTATAGAGCAGAGTTTGGTTCTGTTGAGGAGTTCTTGGCCTACAGTTTTGCAGCTTCTCAGGGTTTTTAAAGAGCAAGGGTTGGTTCTTGCGGCGCTTCTTAGTCTTTCAGCTTTTTTCTCAATGGCTGAGACCTCAATCACTACACTTTGGCCTTGGAAG GTACGGGAGTTGGCTGAAAAAGAATCTGACAGTGAGGGAgtcttcaaaatgttgaggagTGATGTTACTCGATTCCTTACAACTATACTCATTGGAACAAC CGTTGTCAATATTGGAGCTACTGCATTAGTTACTGAGGCTGCAACTGCAGTATTTGGTGAAGCTGGTGTGAGTGCGGCAACTGGAGTTATGACG GTTTTAATCCTTCTCCTAacggaaattactccaaaaagCATAGCTGTTCACAATGCTACGGAGGTTGCTAGGTTTGTG GTTAGGCCAGTGGCATGGCTTTCCTTGATACTATATCCAGTTGGAAGAGTTGTGACATATCTATCAATGGGAATGCTAAAACTCCTCGGCTTGAAAGGAAGAAG TGAACCATACGTCACTGAAGATGAATTGAAGTTGATGCTGAGAGGGGCAGAGTTAAGTGGCGCAATTGAGGAGGAAGAGCAG GATATGATTGAAAACGTGCTGGAGATAAAAGATACCCATGTCAGAGAGGTAATGACACCTCTTGTTGATGTAGTTGCAATCGATGCCAGTGCAACTTTAGTTGATTTCCATAGTTTTTGGGTGACACATCAGTACTCCAG GGTGCCTGTTTTTGAGCAACGTATAGATAATATTGTTGGCATTGCATATGCCATGGATCTCCTAGATTATGTACAAAAG GGAGACTTGCTGGAAAGTTCTGTCGTGGGAGACATGGCTCATAAACCTGCATACTTTGTTCCTG ATTCTATGTCTGTGTGGAACCTTCTAAGAGAGTTCCGAATCAGAAAGGTACACATGGCTGTTGTTCTAAATGAATATGGAGGAACTATTGGA ATCGTAACCCTTGAAGATGTGGTCGAGGAAATTGTTGGTGAAATCTTCGATGAAAATGATTCAAAA GAGGAAATCCAGAAAAAAACTGGCTATATCGTCATGCGGGCTGAGGGAATATATGATGTTGATGCAAACACCTCTATTGACCAGCTCTCTGAAGATCTCAATATTAAAATGCCAGAG GACCATCAGTATGAGACAGTCTCTGGCTTTGTCTGCGAAGCATTTGGATATATCCCAAGGACAGGTGAGAGGATTAAGGTTATACTGGAAAGGGGAAATGAAGATGAGGACAACAATTATAATGACACAGAATCTGATCGAGCTGACCAAACTGAGAAGAACCAAATGTTTAAGCTTGAG ATATTAGCAGGAAATGCCAGAAAGGTCAGTGCTGTTCGATTTGAACGGCTCAATCATGACGATGAAGAAACAGAGACCAATGAGGTAACACGCCTCATTCCCAAAATTATGACTAGGAAGCGGAAAAATAATGGAGGCTCAGATAGAAGCAATCACAACGAGATCTCTTTTATGGAGAGGAGAGAAGAGGATGACCATTCCAACAATTTTGTTATGGCCGAACATGAGGACAATCATGATACtgctaataaataa